Proteins encoded within one genomic window of Actinoplanes octamycinicus:
- the gnd gene encoding phosphogluconate dehydrogenase (NAD(+)-dependent, decarboxylating), which translates to MQLGLIGLGRMGGNMRERLRAAGHEVVGFDQNLDVSDATSLADLAEKLAAPRVVWTMVPSGKITEDTIDALAEVLSPGDIIIDGGNSKFTDDAPRAARLAEKGIKYMDVGVSGGVWGKTNGYALMVGGDKETVAHCMPIFEALKPAGEFGFAHAGGPGAGHYAKMVHNGIEYGLMHAYAEGFEILEASEHVDNVPAIIKSWREGSVVKSWLLDLLDRALDEDPKLAGIKGYADDTGEGRWTVDEAVRLAVPAHVISASLFARFASRQDDSPAMKAVAALRNQFGGHAVKR; encoded by the coding sequence ATGCAACTCGGCCTGATCGGTCTCGGCCGGATGGGTGGCAACATGCGGGAACGACTTCGTGCTGCCGGGCACGAAGTCGTCGGATTCGACCAGAACCTGGATGTAAGCGACGCCACCAGCCTGGCGGACCTGGCTGAGAAGCTGGCCGCGCCGCGCGTGGTCTGGACCATGGTGCCGTCCGGCAAGATCACTGAGGACACCATCGACGCGCTCGCCGAGGTGCTGTCCCCCGGCGACATCATCATCGACGGCGGCAACTCGAAGTTCACCGACGACGCCCCGCGGGCCGCCCGGCTCGCCGAGAAGGGCATCAAGTACATGGACGTCGGTGTCTCCGGCGGCGTCTGGGGCAAGACCAACGGCTACGCGCTGATGGTCGGCGGTGACAAGGAGACGGTCGCGCACTGCATGCCGATCTTCGAGGCGCTCAAGCCGGCCGGCGAGTTCGGGTTCGCGCACGCCGGCGGCCCGGGCGCCGGGCACTACGCCAAGATGGTGCACAACGGCATCGAGTACGGCCTGATGCACGCGTACGCCGAGGGGTTCGAGATCCTCGAGGCGTCCGAGCACGTGGACAACGTGCCGGCGATCATCAAGAGCTGGCGGGAGGGCAGCGTCGTCAAGTCGTGGCTGCTCGACCTGCTGGACCGGGCCCTCGACGAGGACCCGAAACTGGCCGGCATCAAGGGCTACGCGGACGACACCGGTGAGGGTCGCTGGACGGTCGACGAGGCGGTTCGTCTCGCCGTGCCGGCCCACGTCATCTCGGCGTCGCTGTTCGCCCGGTTCGCGTCCCGGCAGGACGACTCGCCGGCCATGAAGGCCGTCGCGGCGCTGCGCAACCAGTTCGGCGGCCACGCCGTCAAGCGCTGA
- the recF gene encoding DNA replication/repair protein RecF (All proteins in this family for which functions are known are DNA-binding proteins that assist the filamentation of RecA onto DNA for the initiation of recombination or recombinational repair.), whose amino-acid sequence MHVRRVELVDFRSYERVAVDLDPGVSVLVGQNGMGKTNLIEALGYVATLDSHRVATDAPLVRFGATSAVIRCAIVHEGRELLVELEIVPGKANRARLNRSPVRRPREVLGALRMVLFAPEDLELVRGDPSERRRYLDDLLVARQPRYAGVRADYDRVVKQRNALLRTAYLTRKVGGSRGQDLSTLTVWDHHLAQFGAELLAGRLELAAALGPHLTKAYDAVAAGKSAASIAYASRLGDDLTTDRAVLEAALLAKMQERRTAEVERGTTLVGPHRDDLLLSLGELPAKGYASHGESWSFALALRLAAYDLLRSDGIEPVLVLDDVFAELDAGRRDRLAALVSDAAQLLVTCAVPEDVPAALRGVRFDVTTGTVTRGS is encoded by the coding sequence ATGCACGTACGCCGGGTCGAGCTCGTCGACTTCCGTTCCTACGAGCGGGTTGCCGTCGATCTCGACCCCGGCGTGTCCGTGCTGGTCGGGCAGAACGGCATGGGCAAGACGAACCTGATCGAGGCGCTCGGGTACGTGGCCACTCTGGACAGTCACCGGGTGGCCACCGACGCCCCGCTCGTCCGGTTCGGCGCCACCTCCGCGGTGATCCGCTGCGCGATCGTCCACGAGGGACGTGAGCTGCTGGTCGAGCTGGAGATCGTGCCGGGCAAGGCGAACCGGGCCCGGTTGAACCGGTCGCCGGTCCGCCGCCCGCGCGAGGTGCTCGGCGCCCTGCGGATGGTGCTGTTCGCCCCGGAGGACCTGGAGCTGGTTCGCGGCGACCCGTCCGAGCGCCGCCGCTACCTGGACGACCTGCTGGTCGCCCGGCAGCCCCGTTACGCGGGTGTCCGAGCCGACTACGACCGGGTGGTCAAACAACGAAACGCCCTTTTGCGTACGGCGTACCTGACCCGCAAGGTGGGTGGCTCGCGTGGCCAGGACCTCTCGACCCTGACCGTGTGGGACCACCACCTCGCGCAGTTCGGAGCGGAGCTGCTGGCCGGTCGCCTGGAGCTGGCCGCGGCGCTCGGCCCGCACCTGACCAAGGCGTACGACGCGGTGGCGGCCGGCAAGTCGGCGGCCTCGATCGCCTACGCGTCCCGTCTCGGCGACGACCTGACCACCGACCGCGCCGTCCTGGAGGCGGCCCTGCTCGCCAAGATGCAGGAGCGCCGGACGGCCGAGGTGGAGCGCGGCACCACGCTGGTCGGCCCGCACCGCGACGACCTGCTGCTGTCGCTCGGCGAGCTGCCCGCGAAGGGTTATGCCAGCCACGGTGAGTCCTGGTCGTTCGCCCTGGCCCTGCGACTGGCGGCGTACGACCTGCTGCGCTCCGACGGGATCGAGCCGGTGCTGGTGCTGGACGACGTCTTCGCCGAGCTGGACGCCGGCCGGCGGGACCGGCTGGCCGCGCTGGTGTCCGACGCCGCCCAGTTGCTGGTGACCTGCGCGGTGCCCGAGGACGTGCCGGCCGCGTTGCGCGGGGTGCGGTTCGACGTGACCACCGGGACGGTGACCCGTGGCTCCTGA